The Pontibacter pudoricolor genome contains a region encoding:
- the ligA gene encoding NAD-dependent DNA ligase LigA, with amino-acid sequence MATPHDVATEVKQLTERINYLNYQYYQNSISEVPDFEFDMMLKRLQELEDQHPELRQLNSPTQRVGGTITKSFKTVFHRYPMLSLSNTYSEEDLREFDNRVQKAIGHEVEYVCEQKFDGVAISLTYENGILVQGATRGDGTRGDDITNNVRTIRDIPLQAHGQDFPDLFEVRGEVFLPLQVFEQLNQEREENGEQLLANPRNAASGTLKQQDSGIVASRKLGCFSYSFQTSSMPFDTHSESLEAIQKWGFKVSDTWRKCSSIDKVLEYINEWEQKRHELPIATDGVVVKVNSFALQEELGFTAKSPRWAIAYKYPAMSAATKLQGIQYQVGRTGAVTPVALLDPVLLAGTVVKRASVHNANEIQRLDLRLGDIVFVEKGGEIIPKITGVDLTKRPADSEPIVYPTECPACHTPLVRVEGEAQFYCPNEKSCEPQILAKLEHFISRKAMNVDELGPRTLEQLYRAGFVRNVADLYDIQFEHLVNLERMGEKSANNILNSLARSKETPFERVLFALGIRFVGSTVAKKLADQFPDIASLRGATYEELIAVNEIGGRIANSIIEYFAEPDHVVLLERLQAAGLKFKSENVKPEMQSDKLEGKTFVISGVFETISRDELQQLIISHGGKVVSSISAKLTYLVAGDKMGPAKLEKANKLGITILSEDQFLGMIQ; translated from the coding sequence ATGGCAACACCTCACGACGTAGCTACTGAAGTTAAGCAGCTGACCGAACGCATAAACTACCTCAATTACCAATATTACCAGAACAGCATTTCAGAAGTCCCAGACTTTGAATTTGATATGATGCTGAAACGCCTGCAGGAACTGGAAGACCAGCATCCGGAACTGCGGCAGCTTAACTCACCAACCCAGCGCGTAGGCGGAACTATAACCAAAAGCTTTAAGACCGTTTTCCACCGTTACCCGATGCTATCGTTGAGCAACACTTACTCCGAAGAAGACCTGCGAGAGTTCGATAACCGCGTGCAAAAAGCGATAGGGCATGAAGTGGAATATGTGTGTGAGCAAAAATTTGATGGTGTTGCCATCAGCTTAACTTACGAGAACGGCATTTTAGTACAAGGTGCAACCCGCGGCGATGGTACCCGTGGCGATGATATTACAAACAACGTGCGCACTATACGCGACATTCCGTTACAGGCACATGGCCAGGACTTCCCGGATCTGTTTGAGGTACGTGGCGAGGTGTTTTTACCGTTGCAGGTATTTGAACAGCTAAACCAGGAACGCGAAGAAAATGGGGAGCAGTTATTGGCTAACCCGCGCAATGCAGCATCCGGCACCTTAAAACAGCAGGACTCCGGTATAGTAGCCAGCCGCAAACTGGGTTGCTTTTCTTATAGTTTCCAGACCTCATCTATGCCTTTTGATACGCATTCTGAAAGCCTGGAAGCTATACAGAAATGGGGCTTTAAAGTATCGGATACCTGGCGCAAGTGCAGCTCTATAGATAAGGTGCTGGAATACATTAACGAATGGGAACAGAAGCGTCACGAACTTCCTATCGCTACCGATGGCGTGGTGGTAAAAGTAAACAGTTTTGCACTGCAGGAAGAACTGGGTTTTACTGCTAAAAGCCCCCGTTGGGCCATTGCTTATAAATACCCGGCCATGAGCGCTGCTACCAAACTACAGGGCATACAATACCAGGTTGGCCGCACAGGGGCTGTAACACCTGTGGCTTTGCTGGATCCTGTTTTACTGGCAGGCACGGTTGTTAAGCGCGCATCGGTACATAATGCCAACGAAATTCAGCGACTGGACCTGCGCCTGGGCGACATCGTTTTTGTAGAGAAAGGCGGCGAGATCATCCCTAAAATTACCGGCGTAGACCTAACCAAACGCCCTGCTGACAGTGAGCCTATAGTTTACCCGACCGAGTGCCCTGCCTGCCATACGCCTCTGGTGCGTGTTGAGGGCGAAGCACAATTCTATTGCCCCAACGAGAAAAGCTGCGAACCACAAATATTAGCCAAGTTGGAACATTTTATCAGCCGCAAAGCCATGAATGTTGACGAACTGGGACCAAGAACCCTGGAACAACTATACAGAGCTGGTTTTGTGCGCAACGTTGCCGACCTGTATGATATTCAGTTTGAGCACCTGGTGAACCTGGAACGCATGGGCGAAAAATCGGCTAACAACATTCTAAACAGCCTTGCCAGGTCTAAGGAAACTCCTTTTGAGCGTGTGCTTTTTGCGCTGGGTATCCGGTTTGTGGGTAGTACAGTAGCTAAAAAACTGGCAGATCAGTTCCCGGATATAGCCTCGCTAAGAGGAGCGACTTACGAAGAATTGATTGCTGTAAACGAGATCGGTGGCCGTATTGCAAATTCTATTATAGAATATTTTGCAGAACCGGATCATGTCGTATTGCTGGAAAGATTACAGGCTGCGGGGCTTAAGTTTAAATCAGAGAATGTTAAACCCGAAATGCAGAGCGATAAGCTGGAAGGCAAAACCTTTGTAATTTCAGGCGTTTTTGAAACGATAAGCCGTGACGAACTGCAGCAGCTTATCATCAGCCATGGTGGTAAAGTGGTCAGCTCAATCTCGGCTAAGCTTACCTACCTGGTAGCCGGCGATAAAATGGGTCCTGCCAAACTTGAGAAAGCAAACAAGCTGGGTATCACGATACTATCCGAAGATCAGTTTTTAGGAATGATTCAGTAA
- a CDS encoding DUF4920 domain-containing protein, which yields MIKTLLSALLLSTLLFSCQQQTTNDVTEKPATTAEANVYGSDFTEQNTLSVTQLEDAISDQDSVKATVSGVIVESCQSKGCWMDVKLADNSTMKVTFRDYGFFLPVENLEGKTVVFTGTAKREVISVDDQRHYAEDAGKSAAEIRAINSPKEELRFVADGVKIK from the coding sequence ATGATCAAGACCTTACTTTCTGCTTTACTGTTAAGTACATTGCTTTTTAGCTGCCAGCAACAGACTACAAACGATGTTACTGAAAAACCAGCTACAACAGCTGAAGCCAATGTGTACGGATCAGATTTCACAGAACAAAACACGCTTTCAGTTACACAACTTGAGGATGCTATAAGCGATCAGGATTCGGTAAAGGCTACCGTAAGCGGCGTAATTGTAGAGAGTTGCCAGTCCAAAGGTTGCTGGATGGATGTAAAACTTGCCGATAACAGTACCATGAAAGTTACTTTCCGGGACTATGGTTTCTTTTTGCCGGTAGAGAACCTGGAAGGTAAAACAGTGGTATTTACAGGAACCGCTAAACGAGAAGTAATTTCAGTGGACGACCAACGACACTATGCCGAAGATGCCGGTAAATCTGCTGCCGAGATACGTGCAATCAATTCCCCTAAAGAAGAACTCCGCTTTGTTGCCGATGGGGTAAAGATCAAATAG
- a CDS encoding cytochrome c oxidase subunit 3 encodes MDSDKKNKVGSRQLSAFKQIERMHPIRMLLYLSMVGIGVLFLILLIAFIRTGGFMTEDVQLPKFFSVGTILLLLSSYTMSRIPGIYKKDKLHKMTRYLGGTLVLSLLFVGAQLLGWREMTAAGITFTGKASGTYLYLISALHILHLVGGVIFLFFLFLKTAHVAADSVRSLIFIRDPYRHLQLSMLAGYWHFLDFMWLGLYLVFLFMF; translated from the coding sequence ATGGATTCAGATAAAAAAAATAAAGTAGGCTCCAGGCAACTCTCTGCTTTTAAGCAAATAGAGCGGATGCACCCCATCAGGATGCTGCTTTACCTGAGCATGGTCGGCATAGGAGTATTGTTCCTTATCTTGCTGATCGCTTTTATCCGGACCGGTGGATTTATGACGGAGGATGTACAGCTTCCTAAATTCTTCAGCGTTGGTACGATATTGCTGCTGCTGAGTAGTTATACAATGAGCCGCATACCCGGCATCTACAAAAAAGATAAACTCCATAAAATGACGCGTTACCTGGGTGGTACGCTGGTACTGAGCTTACTATTTGTGGGCGCCCAGCTACTGGGCTGGCGCGAAATGACTGCAGCGGGCATCACCTTCACCGGGAAAGCTTCTGGCACGTACCTTTATCTTATCTCGGCGCTACACATCCTGCATTTGGTAGGAGGGGTGATCTTTCTGTTTTTCCTGTTCCTTAAAACAGCTCATGTAGCTGCTGACAGTGTTAGGAGCCTGATCTTTATACGGGATCCGTATCGTCACTTACAATTATCGATGCTGGCAGGTTACTGGCATTTTCTTGATTTTATGTGGCTTGGGCTATACCTGGTTTTCCTGTTCATGTTCTAA
- a CDS encoding gliding motility-associated C-terminal domain-containing protein, with the protein MKHCLLLLLVVLLCSVSSKATHIVGGEFALGHLSGNSYLLTLNLYFDDINGDPGALDPTITVNVFEKGTNKWIMARTLPFRSRTAVPYTNIECTIGELRTSKIVYSETLNLDPSKFSHAPGYYVTWERCCRNQTIDNIIAPYDAAQTFYMEFPAVSQKGVTFRNSSPTLFPPLSDYACVNELFYFDFSGSDKDGDSLAYDMITPLNGYTTPGMPYYGIRGYENVKPGTAPYPEIKWGPGFSGASQINGNPPINIDNRTGRLTMRPSRTGLYVFGIRVQEFRNKIKIGEVRRDFQVLVLDCPTNKTPNIVARDRGKKNFYKETEILELTPNSNRCVDIYFTDPDLSEFVTIKAVPVNFTASNFTLSGTLQGIVNRSGTQDSLKATLCFADCFDTPNKIYQLDLVVQDDGCSLPRQDTVRVSFRMQVVNNVPTIATTPNERIIILDRGQAFEMDVFGNDIDLDGLTLSAAGEGFDMNAAGMQFNSTGGEGTAKGKFSWLVECNNEEQSVRRVTFTLKEDACAASPDQKLTIEFRIKAPNNAPTLTSDKAPILYELDLNQSFEANLFGDDIDLDPLTLTAVGEGFNLSDLGMTFSARQGNGEARGVFNLTSTCRMAEMGTLRVNFILNEETCNPAPEPVLTMEFKVRVPQLQSFIPANIFTPNGDGLNDFFEIPDMPSDFCNARFASIKVFNRWGKEVYYSNQDTFKWDGKDVNDGVYFYLIDFGSTQYRGSVTIVR; encoded by the coding sequence ATGAAGCATTGTTTACTCTTATTACTTGTTGTATTGCTCTGCTCGGTTTCCTCAAAGGCTACCCATATAGTTGGCGGCGAATTTGCCCTGGGCCACCTGAGCGGGAACTCCTACCTGCTAACCCTTAACCTATATTTTGACGATATAAACGGTGACCCCGGCGCGCTGGACCCAACCATTACTGTTAATGTTTTTGAGAAAGGCACCAACAAATGGATAATGGCCAGAACCCTTCCTTTCAGGTCCAGAACAGCCGTACCTTATACCAATATCGAATGTACCATAGGGGAACTGCGCACCAGTAAGATTGTGTACTCTGAAACCCTCAACCTTGACCCTTCCAAATTCTCTCACGCTCCCGGTTACTACGTAACCTGGGAACGGTGCTGCCGCAACCAAACGATAGACAATATTATAGCCCCTTACGATGCTGCCCAAACCTTTTATATGGAGTTTCCGGCTGTTTCTCAAAAAGGTGTCACCTTCAGAAATTCATCCCCTACCCTGTTTCCGCCCCTCAGCGACTACGCCTGTGTAAACGAACTTTTCTATTTCGATTTCAGTGGCTCAGATAAAGACGGCGACTCGCTGGCATATGACATGATCACACCACTCAACGGGTACACTACACCTGGCATGCCGTATTATGGTATACGCGGATATGAAAATGTAAAACCAGGCACTGCTCCCTATCCTGAAATTAAATGGGGCCCTGGGTTTAGCGGTGCTTCCCAGATAAATGGCAATCCTCCTATCAACATCGATAACAGAACTGGCAGACTGACGATGCGCCCAAGCCGTACGGGTTTGTATGTCTTCGGCATCAGGGTGCAGGAATTCAGGAACAAGATAAAGATAGGCGAAGTGCGTCGCGACTTCCAGGTGCTGGTACTGGATTGCCCAACCAACAAAACACCCAATATAGTGGCCCGCGACAGAGGCAAAAAGAACTTTTATAAAGAAACGGAGATCCTTGAGCTAACACCTAACAGCAACCGTTGTGTCGATATCTACTTTACAGATCCGGATCTGTCTGAGTTTGTAACTATAAAAGCGGTGCCTGTAAATTTCACAGCATCAAACTTTACATTGTCGGGCACGCTGCAGGGTATTGTAAACCGAAGTGGCACACAGGACTCTTTAAAAGCCACCCTTTGCTTTGCTGATTGCTTTGATACACCCAACAAAATATACCAACTGGACCTGGTAGTACAGGACGATGGCTGCAGTCTGCCCCGCCAGGATACAGTGCGCGTGAGTTTCAGGATGCAGGTAGTGAACAATGTACCAACTATAGCCACCACACCCAATGAAAGGATTATAATCTTAGATCGTGGCCAGGCTTTTGAGATGGATGTATTTGGCAATGACATAGACCTGGATGGCCTGACGTTAAGTGCAGCTGGCGAAGGCTTTGATATGAATGCAGCAGGAATGCAATTTAACAGCACAGGCGGTGAGGGAACAGCTAAAGGAAAATTTAGCTGGCTTGTTGAATGCAACAACGAGGAACAGTCGGTAAGGCGCGTAACTTTTACACTTAAGGAAGATGCCTGCGCCGCCTCGCCGGACCAAAAGCTCACGATAGAATTCAGGATAAAAGCGCCTAATAATGCTCCAACGTTAACCTCAGATAAAGCACCTATACTTTACGAACTTGACTTAAACCAGTCTTTTGAGGCTAACCTTTTCGGGGACGATATAGACCTGGACCCTTTAACCTTAACCGCTGTAGGGGAAGGTTTTAATCTGTCTGATCTGGGCATGACATTTAGTGCAAGGCAGGGCAACGGTGAAGCACGGGGTGTTTTTAACCTTACCTCTACCTGCCGGATGGCCGAAATGGGAACCCTGCGTGTTAACTTTATACTGAACGAGGAAACCTGTAACCCGGCACCGGAACCTGTACTAACAATGGAGTTTAAAGTGCGCGTACCGCAACTGCAAAGTTTTATACCTGCCAATATATTTACACCAAACGGCGACGGACTCAACGACTTTTTCGAGATACCCGATATGCCATCCGATTTCTGCAATGCCCGGTTTGCCAGTATAAAAGTGTTTAACCGCTGGGGTAAAGAAGTATACTATAGTAACCAGGATACCTTTAAATGGGATGGAAAAGATGTTAATGACGGTGTTTACTTTTACCTGATAGATTTTGGGAGTACGCAATACCGAGGCAGTGTTACCATTGTACGCTAA
- a CDS encoding DUF2147 domain-containing protein, with product MKKHLLALMALMLFSTFAWAQSLSPIGIWTNEEGKARFEIYKCGDKLCGKLVTLKEPLRNGKPKVDENNPEKKLQNRPLLGLEFMKGFEYDGSNKWDDGTIYDPESGKTYSCYMKMTSKDKMEVKGYIGISLIGRTQNWTRVK from the coding sequence ATGAAAAAACATCTGCTTGCTCTTATGGCTCTTATGCTGTTCAGCACCTTTGCATGGGCCCAGTCCTTATCCCCTATTGGTATCTGGACGAATGAAGAAGGGAAAGCCCGCTTCGAAATCTATAAATGCGGCGATAAACTTTGCGGTAAACTCGTAACTCTGAAAGAGCCTTTGCGAAACGGCAAACCAAAAGTAGACGAAAACAACCCTGAAAAAAAACTACAGAACCGTCCGTTATTAGGCCTTGAGTTTATGAAAGGCTTTGAATATGATGGCAGCAACAAGTGGGATGATGGGACAATTTATGATCCGGAAAGCGGCAAAACATACTCTTGCTACATGAAAATGACCAGCAAGGATAAGATGGAAGTAAAAGGGTACATCGGTATATCGCTAATCGGAAGAACCCAGAACTGGACAAGAGTAAAATAA
- a CDS encoding C40 family peptidase — MKKNSIIMITPVVLLLIMLLFGYNLTNETPAEKATIVQVNEKHEAPAKTEDKWVSMQRTTRSGGNYSTAESQEIIAYAMTLLGSPYEFAGISPSGFDCSGFITHVFDNYNIDVPHSSALQAKEGVAVAKEDAAPGDLVIFTGTNENVRTPGHVGIVISEPGDTISFVHSSSNGGVKISKVQGTRYDIRFLEVRRVL, encoded by the coding sequence ATGAAAAAGAATTCAATTATAATGATTACCCCGGTAGTGTTACTGCTGATTATGTTATTGTTTGGTTATAACCTTACCAATGAAACTCCTGCAGAGAAAGCAACTATAGTTCAGGTTAATGAAAAGCATGAGGCCCCTGCAAAAACGGAGGATAAGTGGGTAAGCATGCAGCGAACAACCCGTTCAGGAGGTAACTATAGCACTGCGGAATCGCAGGAGATTATAGCTTATGCCATGACACTGCTCGGGTCTCCGTACGAGTTTGCCGGCATTTCTCCTTCCGGTTTTGATTGTTCAGGTTTTATAACACACGTTTTTGATAACTATAATATCGATGTTCCTCATTCATCGGCTTTGCAGGCAAAAGAAGGGGTAGCTGTAGCTAAGGAAGATGCTGCTCCCGGCGACTTGGTAATATTTACCGGTACCAACGAAAATGTAAGAACGCCCGGCCATGTAGGCATTGTTATTTCTGAGCCCGGCGACACGATTTCTTTTGTACACTCGTCTTCTAATGGTGGTGTAAAGATCAGTAAAGTGCAGGGCACGCGCTACGATATCCGTTTCCTGGAAGTACGCCGCGTATTATAA